Proteins co-encoded in one Bacteroidota bacterium genomic window:
- a CDS encoding type IX secretion system membrane protein PorP/SprF → MKKLITLLLLLLLLVEASRAQYQQFYSQYIYSGLLINPAYAGSQDALNITAAYRNQWTGFSGAPKNYSLAAHTPLRNKKVNLGLVVATESFGITSKTEVNIAYAFRIIKKESSLSFGLQAGLDLYKEDWNKVVTTDPNDPNFIPRIENKTIPKFGGGIYYTTKKLYAGLAFPTLYKIDAATSFSSLAMNLYSGMLIKVKNDVVIKPSVLLKYLPASPLQYDITGTFYVSKLLGVGFGYRSSDAIYALLDIKITDQFNLGYSYDFTTSKLKNYSGGSHELMLRYLFKYSVNSKSVRYF, encoded by the coding sequence ATGAAGAAATTAATAACGCTATTGCTCTTGTTATTGTTGCTAGTTGAGGCCTCCCGGGCTCAATACCAGCAGTTTTATAGCCAATACATTTATTCGGGCTTATTAATCAATCCTGCTTATGCCGGGAGTCAGGATGCATTAAATATTACTGCAGCATACCGAAATCAATGGACGGGTTTTAGCGGAGCTCCTAAGAACTACAGCCTTGCAGCACACACTCCTTTGCGAAACAAAAAAGTAAATCTTGGGCTTGTGGTTGCTACAGAATCGTTTGGAATTACCTCTAAAACAGAAGTTAATATTGCTTATGCATTTCGCATAATTAAAAAAGAATCGAGTTTGTCGTTTGGGCTACAGGCCGGCTTGGATTTGTATAAAGAAGATTGGAACAAAGTAGTTACAACCGACCCTAACGATCCCAATTTTATTCCTCGAATTGAAAACAAAACAATCCCAAAATTTGGAGGGGGAATCTATTATACAACAAAAAAATTGTATGCCGGATTGGCCTTTCCGACACTGTATAAAATTGATGCAGCAACAAGCTTTTCTTCTTTGGCGATGAACCTATATTCGGGTATGCTGATTAAAGTAAAAAACGATGTTGTAATTAAGCCTTCTGTTTTACTAAAATATCTTCCTGCTTCCCCTTTACAATACGATATCACAGGAACTTTTTATGTAAGCAAACTGTTGGGTGTAGGTTTTGGCTATCGCTCAAGCGACGCAATTTATGCATTGCTTGATATAAAAATAACCGATCAGTTTAATCTAGGCTATAGTTATGATTTTACTACCAGTAAACTAAAAAATTATTCTGGCGGAAGCCATGAGTTGATGCTTCGTTATTTGTTTAAATACTCTGTTAATTCAAAAAGTGTTCGATATTTTTAA
- a CDS encoding PKD domain-containing protein, whose translation MTVKFYLFLLFFAFTFQLTAQPKAPKKKVVELKDKYWVEPVNINSEKDDFSPFMVNGSLYFISNRSTVVGVKYTSNSNENTCDVYSANQLDSITFAKLKPLNEFNTAYDDGPVVFSKNGTYALFSASSKKGKLQLYFSVLENGKWSKPFIHPVSRPGDSYCHPFLVDEKTLFFCSDKAGGRGGMDIYYSRFENYNWGNPINLGAKVNTSANELFPYVSNDAVLYFSSKTKSGKGDLDIYSFGLKDSSISKPIAMEAPINSSDDDFGICFNSDLRSGYFSSNRNKNEGDNVFYFNKVIADFTNCVSAKQKNCYSFFKEKYSLDDESSGNEYVWDFGDGNKAKAKAVKHCYSNPGFYTVKLNVVEKNTEKVVYNELTYTIAVRPQGLVVDVKDTLYINEPVQLTADRSQIDGYSIIAYNWVFNDTSFALGSKATHTYTENGIYRVELGVEAINKISKELKKFCVEKWILVGDKEYIEKNLRYFKYAELQADADSLFFQDDEDVSLNTINPSKKKFRYAKLGEDAFSLNEQSGDDVLLSEQERKLRSHKFGLLGADESGLDNMGSADELAMAKQRLARFKNSSLPPIVDTIYFPKEEEEKVTLFRVNLGWSDSKVDKNSGVFEGINKLEETIEGNRYRYTSGNEKSLSDIVPYYEQAKQKGFKDASVISYSNKTLVKGQAKNLHAALFDSALVAMQALKVYFKYDVVSFDEKYYSQIDQLVAKSKNKSSQKVVLITHFDGLGGLAYNTKLNTARTNKMIDYLVSKGIKKSLIKTEFIIHPTEKLEPDLLRRIEVFLMN comes from the coding sequence ATGACAGTAAAATTCTATTTGTTTTTGTTGTTTTTTGCTTTTACTTTTCAATTGACGGCTCAGCCCAAAGCGCCTAAAAAAAAGGTGGTCGAGTTGAAAGATAAATATTGGGTAGAGCCTGTCAACATTAATTCTGAAAAGGACGACTTTTCCCCTTTTATGGTTAATGGAAGCCTTTATTTTATTAGCAACAGAAGCACTGTTGTTGGGGTAAAGTACACCTCCAACTCAAATGAAAACACTTGCGATGTTTATTCTGCCAACCAACTCGACTCTATAACCTTTGCGAAACTCAAACCTTTAAATGAGTTTAATACTGCTTACGATGATGGCCCTGTTGTGTTTTCAAAAAACGGAACTTATGCTTTGTTTTCGGCAAGCAGCAAAAAAGGAAAGCTGCAACTTTATTTTTCTGTGCTCGAAAATGGAAAATGGAGCAAACCCTTTATTCACCCTGTAAGCAGACCGGGAGATTCCTATTGTCATCCATTTTTAGTCGACGAAAAAACGCTTTTCTTTTGTTCTGATAAAGCCGGAGGACGAGGCGGAATGGATATTTATTATTCGCGTTTCGAAAACTATAACTGGGGCAATCCTATTAATTTGGGCGCAAAAGTAAACACCTCAGCAAACGAACTCTTTCCTTATGTTTCAAACGATGCGGTTTTGTATTTTTCATCAAAAACCAAATCTGGCAAAGGCGATTTAGATATTTATTCTTTTGGTTTAAAAGATTCATCTATTTCGAAACCCATTGCAATGGAAGCTCCAATAAACTCCTCCGACGATGATTTTGGCATTTGCTTTAACTCCGATTTACGTTCTGGATATTTTTCTTCCAATCGAAATAAAAACGAGGGTGATAATGTGTTTTATTTCAACAAAGTTATTGCTGACTTTACCAATTGCGTTAGCGCCAAGCAAAAGAACTGTTATTCTTTTTTTAAAGAAAAATACTCTCTTGATGATGAATCATCCGGCAATGAATATGTGTGGGATTTTGGCGATGGGAATAAAGCAAAAGCAAAAGCTGTAAAACATTGCTATTCGAATCCCGGATTTTACACCGTCAAACTCAACGTGGTTGAAAAAAACACCGAGAAGGTTGTTTACAATGAGCTAACCTACACCATCGCTGTTCGTCCACAGGGGCTTGTTGTGGATGTAAAGGACACCTTGTACATCAATGAACCGGTGCAGCTAACCGCCGATCGTTCGCAAATCGATGGTTATTCAATCATTGCCTATAACTGGGTTTTTAATGATACTTCATTTGCACTTGGCTCAAAAGCTACACACACCTATACCGAAAATGGTATTTACCGCGTTGAGTTGGGCGTTGAGGCTATTAACAAAATAAGTAAAGAGCTTAAAAAGTTTTGTGTTGAGAAATGGATATTGGTTGGCGATAAAGAATATATTGAAAAGAACTTGCGTTATTTCAAATACGCCGAACTACAAGCAGATGCAGATTCCTTGTTTTTTCAGGACGATGAAGATGTTTCCTTAAACACAATTAATCCAAGTAAAAAGAAATTCCGATATGCCAAACTTGGCGAAGATGCATTTTCGCTTAATGAACAAAGTGGAGACGATGTTTTATTAAGTGAACAAGAGCGCAAACTCAGAAGTCATAAATTTGGTTTATTGGGGGCTGACGAAAGTGGTCTTGATAATATGGGCAGTGCCGATGAATTAGCAATGGCAAAACAACGTCTTGCTCGATTTAAAAACTCATCCCTACCTCCAATAGTTGATACTATTTATTTTCCAAAAGAAGAAGAAGAAAAGGTAACTCTTTTTCGTGTAAATCTTGGATGGTCAGATTCAAAGGTTGACAAAAATTCCGGCGTATTTGAAGGTATAAACAAACTCGAGGAAACTATAGAAGGAAATCGTTATCGTTATACTTCTGGAAATGAAAAAAGCCTTTCTGATATTGTTCCCTATTACGAACAAGCCAAACAAAAAGGTTTTAAGGACGCTTCTGTTATAAGTTATTCGAATAAAACACTAGTGAAAGGACAAGCAAAAAACCTGCATGCCGCCCTATTTGATTCCGCGCTTGTTGCTATGCAGGCGCTTAAGGTATATTTTAAGTACGATGTAGTTAGTTTCGATGAAAAATACTATTCGCAAATAGACCAATTGGTCGCTAAATCGAAAAACAAAAGCAGTCAAAAAGTTGTTCTAATAACTCACTTTGACGGACTTGGAGGATTAGCCTATAACACAAAATTAAATACTGCCCGTACAAACAAAATGATTGATTATTTGGTTTCAAAAGGAATAAAAAAATCGCTTATAAAAACAGAATTCATCATTCATCCAACCGAAAAACTTGAGCCCGATTTGTTGCGCAGAATTGAAGTTTTTTTGATGAATTAA
- a CDS encoding PKD domain-containing protein — MKKTAVYIRTLAIALVLFMLSLQKTLAQNCVIAGNLVSGKGIPMFMKSINNNRIITGGVYYTSSQSYFTILGDTLRPRAGDMLTVFAAVLDSNLALIRAFNVIGFKSAGGAFNDTRLWDMHADVAGNIYFCGSYSQDSLFSYFSDTIVSDGYQEGFLLRCDTIGTTTLLKTCGTRQWNTNFKFEDRIHSVCSDSAGHVYFTLSGEGFYFTINGDTANSTAPFASFNTADIFIVSLNADGSTRWIRNCGTVGRDDVAYDIAANNHGEVAVCGGLNGSNSLFHFGQLSHTYKYSQYGLQGFVGKLDSSGVPLWLSPIEVYFPSGPDIGAYAAAIDDSGYVYSSGYFDAWAIFNGDTVRSLYSTSNYFSKYALNGQTQFVKLGNIDTFYPFPIYMDIKKGKALITGQCFTNQLTFQQYGACCSTEAYAVTYTTKGEVLWVRGATAVNGSNPYFGMGCLNENGTAYVCGTGSGGTVQISPLQIPISAAKNYYIVKFGVGNQNGVGISLLNNGNDTLACGATAYITPTLTPANGPKITWWANNDTISLPNFTTNLNASPKLTTLYIATASYNGCVASDSVLLVVEPLPCFAGNDTLICAGQALALTGNTLNNAVYSWIPVSAVSSGSSSQTQFTATQNTTLIYRISRQGCVNSDTVTVLVNQLPQSSFTFSNNLLNVTFTNSALDYDSLYWDFGDTSAFSTTLNPNHTYAQNGIYTVCLHTFNSCGSDSSCQTINLSTVGINEPLSAIKIQTLEIGYRIIGTSSLRIIGLFDMSGREVFAGADFLSTNTLNLTTLQKGVYALRYSQNDIEYSLKLVW; from the coding sequence ATGAAAAAAACTGCTGTCTACATAAGAACATTGGCAATTGCGCTAGTACTGTTCATGCTTTCACTGCAAAAAACACTTGCTCAAAACTGTGTTATTGCCGGAAACTTAGTGAGTGGAAAAGGAATTCCCATGTTTATGAAATCCATAAACAACAACCGAATAATCACCGGAGGAGTATATTATACAAGCTCTCAAAGTTACTTTACAATTTTAGGCGATACCCTTCGTCCCCGAGCCGGCGATATGCTAACCGTTTTTGCAGCGGTACTGGATAGTAACCTCGCACTTATTCGTGCCTTTAATGTTATTGGGTTTAAATCGGCCGGAGGTGCATTTAATGATACACGTTTATGGGACATGCATGCCGATGTTGCGGGAAATATTTATTTCTGTGGAAGCTATTCGCAAGATTCCCTCTTTTCCTATTTTTCAGACACCATAGTAAGCGATGGTTACCAAGAGGGTTTTTTACTTCGCTGCGACACCATAGGAACTACCACCCTCTTAAAAACTTGTGGGACTCGTCAGTGGAATACAAACTTTAAATTTGAAGATCGAATTCACTCGGTTTGCAGCGACAGTGCGGGCCATGTGTATTTTACCCTTTCGGGGGAAGGTTTTTATTTCACTATTAATGGCGACACGGCGAATAGCACTGCGCCATTTGCAAGCTTTAACACCGCCGATATTTTTATTGTAAGTCTAAATGCTGACGGTTCAACTCGCTGGATTCGCAATTGCGGAACTGTTGGCCGAGACGACGTGGCTTATGATATTGCTGCAAACAACCATGGAGAGGTGGCTGTTTGCGGTGGCTTAAACGGAAGCAATTCCTTGTTTCATTTTGGCCAGCTTTCCCATACCTATAAATACAGCCAGTATGGCTTGCAAGGTTTTGTTGGTAAACTCGATTCTAGCGGTGTTCCTTTGTGGCTTTCCCCCATTGAAGTATATTTTCCTTCTGGCCCCGATATTGGTGCTTATGCTGCAGCGATTGACGATTCTGGTTATGTGTATTCTAGCGGCTATTTTGATGCTTGGGCCATTTTCAATGGTGATACAGTTCGTTCTCTTTATTCCACTAGTAATTACTTTTCGAAATATGCATTAAACGGACAAACCCAATTTGTTAAGCTAGGCAACATCGATACTTTTTATCCCTTTCCTATTTACATGGATATAAAAAAAGGAAAGGCGCTTATTACGGGACAGTGCTTTACTAACCAGCTTACGTTTCAACAATATGGTGCTTGTTGTTCAACAGAAGCTTATGCGGTTACTTACACAACCAAGGGCGAAGTTCTTTGGGTTAGGGGCGCCACTGCTGTTAATGGTTCTAATCCTTATTTTGGTATGGGTTGTCTCAATGAAAATGGAACAGCCTACGTTTGCGGCACCGGCAGTGGAGGTACTGTGCAAATTTCTCCTTTGCAAATTCCCATTTCTGCTGCTAAGAACTATTACATTGTAAAATTTGGTGTAGGTAACCAAAATGGCGTAGGTATTTCCCTTTTAAACAACGGCAACGATACACTTGCCTGTGGTGCAACTGCATATATTACTCCTACACTAACTCCGGCAAACGGTCCAAAAATTACCTGGTGGGCAAACAACGATACTATCTCGCTTCCAAATTTTACTACCAATTTAAATGCTAGCCCAAAACTTACTACACTCTATATCGCCACCGCTTCATACAATGGTTGCGTTGCTAGTGATTCTGTTTTATTGGTAGTTGAACCATTGCCTTGTTTTGCAGGCAACGATACGCTAATTTGTGCAGGGCAAGCTTTAGCCTTAACTGGAAATACGCTTAACAACGCTGTTTATAGCTGGATTCCTGTATCGGCTGTAAGCTCCGGCAGTTCTTCACAAACACAATTCACCGCAACGCAAAACACCACGCTAATTTACCGAATAAGTCGGCAGGGATGTGTAAACAGTGATACCGTGACTGTACTGGTTAATCAACTTCCTCAAAGTAGTTTTACTTTTTCCAACAATCTGCTGAACGTTACATTTACAAATTCTGCTTTAGATTACGATAGTTTGTATTGGGATTTTGGCGACACAAGTGCTTTTTCAACTACACTTAATCCAAATCATACCTATGCGCAAAATGGAATTTATACTGTCTGTTTACATACATTTAATTCCTGCGGAAGCGACAGTAGTTGCCAAACTATTAATTTGAGTACGGTAGGAATAAATGAGCCTTTATCTGCTATTAAAATTCAAACACTTGAAATTGGATATCGAATTATCGGTACAAGTTCGCTACGTATTATAGGATTGTTTGATATGTCAGGCCGAGAGGTTTTTGCTGGCGCCGATTTTCTTTCAACTAATACACTCAATTTAACAACTCTTCAAAAAGGCGTTTATGCTTTGCGTTATTCGCAGAATGATATTGAATACAGCCTAAAGTTAGTGTGGTAG